In Dermacentor albipictus isolate Rhodes 1998 colony chromosome 6, USDA_Dalb.pri_finalv2, whole genome shotgun sequence, the following proteins share a genomic window:
- the LOC135914456 gene encoding uncharacterized protein isoform X1 has protein sequence MAERVRSNLSCGRAARFSARAKLDLASRPYAILKNQEYLQPTVSLSSSCETSLLSDKHGPLPTRTTPKVFLLEPGPHQPAESSLSCSVLPSGDIYVSLLRDGSDPLAKLLASGRAIIEEHGADSLAIVPSMSAQSCKVTSGLPAEGHHAATGTESCIADNLDVKPCSENNGKDKEQSCSVVPPRDIYLYLQGDGNNPLAKLLASGGAITEDCNIDSLATVSRASALSCEATSILAIGGVHSAATDTSSHIADNSSVEFYTDKSEKFSEHSYSGWRGTLLQRQEKYACHLCPYTTRYPSIMERHRLLHTGEKPHKCQVCSRGFRLRTTMLQHLRIHTDERPYQCKTCLRSFRHGSSLQKHERVHTGERPYQCETCDQTFSALTLLKRHRRTHTGEKPFACPVCDTPFGDAGAKKRHMRRKHAIDK, from the exons ATGGCTGAACGTGTTCGAAGCAA CCTAAGTTGCGGCCGGGCTGCCCGCTTCAGCGCGCGGGCGAAATTG GATCTTGCTTCAAGGCCATATGCAATCCTCAAGAATCAAGAATATCTTCAGCCGACTGTCAGCTTGTCTAGTAGTTGTGAAACTTCAT TGCTGTCTGACAAACATGGACCTCTGCCCACAAGAACAACACCGAAGGTGTTTCTTCTTGAACCTGGTCCTCACCAGCCTGCAGAATCATCACTCAGTTGTAGCGTCCTTCCATCTGGAGACATTTACGTCAGCCTCTTGCGTGATGGCAGTGATCCACTGGCTAAATTACTGGCTTCTGGCAGAGCCATCATAGAGGAGCACGGTGCAGACAGTCTTGCCATAGTCCCAAGCATGTCCGCACAGTCTTGCAAGGTAACTTCAGGTTTGCCAGCTGAAGGTCATCATGCAGCCACAGGTACAGAATCATGCATTGCTGACAACTTGGATGTTAAACCATGCTCTGAGAACAACGGCAAAGACAAAGAACAGTCATGCAGCGTCGTACCACCTAGAGACATTTACCTCTACCTCCAAGGCGATGGCAACAACCCACTGGCTAAATTACTAGCTTCTGGTGGCGCCATAACAGAAGACTGCAACATAGACAGTCTTGCCACGGTGTCTCGTGCATCTGCACTTTCTTGTGAGGCAACCTCAATTTTGGCGATTGGAGGAGTTCACTCTGCAGCTACAGACACATCATCACACATTGCTGACAACTCCAGTGTGGAATTCTACACTGATAAGAGTGAGAAATTCAGTGAGCATTCGTACAGTGGTTGGCGGGGCACTTTGCTTCAGAGGCAGGAGAAGTACGCTTGCCACCTGTGCCCATACACAACCAGGTATCCAAGCATCATGGAGCGTCACCGGCTGCTGCACACAGGCGAGAAACCACACAAGTGTCAGGTCTGCAGCCGTGGTTTCCGGCTGCGCACTACAATGTTGCAGCACCTACGCATACACACGGACGAGCGCCCGTACCAATGCAAGACGTGCTTGCGCTCATTTCGGCATGGTTCATCCTTGCAAAAGCACGAACGCGTGCATACGGGAGAGCGACCCTATCAGTGTGAAACATGCGACCAGACGTTCAGCGCCCTCACTCTACTAAAGCGCCACAGACGCACCCATACAGGCGAGAAGCCCTTTGCGTGCCCAGTCTGTGACACGCCATTTGGAGATGCAGGTGCCAAGAAGCGCCACATGCGTCGCAAGCATGCGATTGACAAGTGA
- the LOC135914456 gene encoding uncharacterized protein isoform X2 yields the protein MNMYCNVSEFEQVYLSALLNQWLNVFEARSCFKAICNPQESRISSADLLSDKHGPLPTRTTPKVFLLEPGPHQPAESSLSCSVLPSGDIYVSLLRDGSDPLAKLLASGRAIIEEHGADSLAIVPSMSAQSCKVTSGLPAEGHHAATGTESCIADNLDVKPCSENNGKDKEQSCSVVPPRDIYLYLQGDGNNPLAKLLASGGAITEDCNIDSLATVSRASALSCEATSILAIGGVHSAATDTSSHIADNSSVEFYTDKSEKFSEHSYSGWRGTLLQRQEKYACHLCPYTTRYPSIMERHRLLHTGEKPHKCQVCSRGFRLRTTMLQHLRIHTDERPYQCKTCLRSFRHGSSLQKHERVHTGERPYQCETCDQTFSALTLLKRHRRTHTGEKPFACPVCDTPFGDAGAKKRHMRRKHAIDK from the exons ATGAATATGTACTGCAACGTGAGCGAATTCGAGCAGGTTTATCTGAGCGCTTTGCTGAACCAATGGCTGAACGTGTTCGAAGCAA GATCTTGCTTCAAGGCCATATGCAATCCTCAAGAATCAAGAATATCTTCAGCCGACT TGCTGTCTGACAAACATGGACCTCTGCCCACAAGAACAACACCGAAGGTGTTTCTTCTTGAACCTGGTCCTCACCAGCCTGCAGAATCATCACTCAGTTGTAGCGTCCTTCCATCTGGAGACATTTACGTCAGCCTCTTGCGTGATGGCAGTGATCCACTGGCTAAATTACTGGCTTCTGGCAGAGCCATCATAGAGGAGCACGGTGCAGACAGTCTTGCCATAGTCCCAAGCATGTCCGCACAGTCTTGCAAGGTAACTTCAGGTTTGCCAGCTGAAGGTCATCATGCAGCCACAGGTACAGAATCATGCATTGCTGACAACTTGGATGTTAAACCATGCTCTGAGAACAACGGCAAAGACAAAGAACAGTCATGCAGCGTCGTACCACCTAGAGACATTTACCTCTACCTCCAAGGCGATGGCAACAACCCACTGGCTAAATTACTAGCTTCTGGTGGCGCCATAACAGAAGACTGCAACATAGACAGTCTTGCCACGGTGTCTCGTGCATCTGCACTTTCTTGTGAGGCAACCTCAATTTTGGCGATTGGAGGAGTTCACTCTGCAGCTACAGACACATCATCACACATTGCTGACAACTCCAGTGTGGAATTCTACACTGATAAGAGTGAGAAATTCAGTGAGCATTCGTACAGTGGTTGGCGGGGCACTTTGCTTCAGAGGCAGGAGAAGTACGCTTGCCACCTGTGCCCATACACAACCAGGTATCCAAGCATCATGGAGCGTCACCGGCTGCTGCACACAGGCGAGAAACCACACAAGTGTCAGGTCTGCAGCCGTGGTTTCCGGCTGCGCACTACAATGTTGCAGCACCTACGCATACACACGGACGAGCGCCCGTACCAATGCAAGACGTGCTTGCGCTCATTTCGGCATGGTTCATCCTTGCAAAAGCACGAACGCGTGCATACGGGAGAGCGACCCTATCAGTGTGAAACATGCGACCAGACGTTCAGCGCCCTCACTCTACTAAAGCGCCACAGACGCACCCATACAGGCGAGAAGCCCTTTGCGTGCCCAGTCTGTGACACGCCATTTGGAGATGCAGGTGCCAAGAAGCGCCACATGCGTCGCAAGCATGCGATTGACAAGTGA
- the LOC135914456 gene encoding zinc finger protein 845-like isoform X3, with translation MFLSSLSCGRAARFSARAKLDLASRPYAILKNQEYLQPTVSLSSMLSDKHGPLPTRTTPKVFLLEPGPHQPAESSLSCSVLPSGDIYVSLLRDGSDPLAKLLASGRAIIEEHGADSLAIVPSMSAQSCKVTSGLPAEGHHAATGTESCIADNLDVKPCSENNGKDKEQSCSVVPPRDIYLYLQGDGNNPLAKLLASGGAITEDCNIDSLATVSRASALSCEATSILAIGGVHSAATDTSSHIADNSSVEFYTDKSEKFSEHSYSGWRGTLLQRQEKYACHLCPYTTRYPSIMERHRLLHTGEKPHKCQVCSRGFRLRTTMLQHLRIHTDERPYQCKTCLRSFRHGSSLQKHERVHTGERPYQCETCDQTFSALTLLKRHRRTHTGEKPFACPVCDTPFGDAGAKKRHMRRKHAIDK, from the exons ATGTTTCTTTCCAGCCTAAGTTGCGGCCGGGCTGCCCGCTTCAGCGCGCGGGCGAAATTG GATCTTGCTTCAAGGCCATATGCAATCCTCAAGAATCAAGAATATCTTCAGCCGACTGTCAGCTTGTCTAGTA TGCTGTCTGACAAACATGGACCTCTGCCCACAAGAACAACACCGAAGGTGTTTCTTCTTGAACCTGGTCCTCACCAGCCTGCAGAATCATCACTCAGTTGTAGCGTCCTTCCATCTGGAGACATTTACGTCAGCCTCTTGCGTGATGGCAGTGATCCACTGGCTAAATTACTGGCTTCTGGCAGAGCCATCATAGAGGAGCACGGTGCAGACAGTCTTGCCATAGTCCCAAGCATGTCCGCACAGTCTTGCAAGGTAACTTCAGGTTTGCCAGCTGAAGGTCATCATGCAGCCACAGGTACAGAATCATGCATTGCTGACAACTTGGATGTTAAACCATGCTCTGAGAACAACGGCAAAGACAAAGAACAGTCATGCAGCGTCGTACCACCTAGAGACATTTACCTCTACCTCCAAGGCGATGGCAACAACCCACTGGCTAAATTACTAGCTTCTGGTGGCGCCATAACAGAAGACTGCAACATAGACAGTCTTGCCACGGTGTCTCGTGCATCTGCACTTTCTTGTGAGGCAACCTCAATTTTGGCGATTGGAGGAGTTCACTCTGCAGCTACAGACACATCATCACACATTGCTGACAACTCCAGTGTGGAATTCTACACTGATAAGAGTGAGAAATTCAGTGAGCATTCGTACAGTGGTTGGCGGGGCACTTTGCTTCAGAGGCAGGAGAAGTACGCTTGCCACCTGTGCCCATACACAACCAGGTATCCAAGCATCATGGAGCGTCACCGGCTGCTGCACACAGGCGAGAAACCACACAAGTGTCAGGTCTGCAGCCGTGGTTTCCGGCTGCGCACTACAATGTTGCAGCACCTACGCATACACACGGACGAGCGCCCGTACCAATGCAAGACGTGCTTGCGCTCATTTCGGCATGGTTCATCCTTGCAAAAGCACGAACGCGTGCATACGGGAGAGCGACCCTATCAGTGTGAAACATGCGACCAGACGTTCAGCGCCCTCACTCTACTAAAGCGCCACAGACGCACCCATACAGGCGAGAAGCCCTTTGCGTGCCCAGTCTGTGACACGCCATTTGGAGATGCAGGTGCCAAGAAGCGCCACATGCGTCGCAAGCATGCGATTGACAAGTGA
- the LOC135914455 gene encoding tRNA (guanine(6)-N(2))-methyltransferase THUMP3-like, with product MCQAEANPEIRNRIGLKMAATSDSNMDSNMPDGMETEVCETSCDGASTAPAGEHAFDAVCRIEATVVTGLEHIARDECTDKLGVRPETARGRVFFDLPVDRVTEVWHLQGVDNLYVVIATFSSMEVPSSKEEMEAALVPLVEKMRWETGLEVWRRMHPNAKFELADFFHQRQKEPDSGAGDEKETDKKEGPKFRVTCHRSGENHKFTSMEAAAVFGGAVNDFFGWGVDMRNYDLEVVLHVDPGCVYVCLTLTQASLHHRHLEHFGPTSLRCTIAYNMLRLCDLKPSDIVCDPMVGGGSIPLEGCVNWPQTVFVCGDNHPLAVQRTYDNLSALNEKRAKASPEGSGQLCLDVCQWDACSLPFKTASVDVFITDLPFGKRMGSRPDNRMLYPRLLQELARAARPRTGRAVLLTQDKKSLSLAVGRLGRLWRQLRVHGVNVGGLAAAIYVLRRTDVAL from the exons ATGTGCCAGGCCGAGGCCAATCCAGAGATTCGAAACCGCATTGGTTTGAAAATGGCCGCCACGTCTGACAGCAACATGGATAGCAACATGCCCGACGGCATGGAAACCGAAGTATGCGAAACCAGCTGCGACGGTGCGTCGACCGCGCCAGCGGGCGAGCACGCGTTCGACGCAGTCTGCCGGATCGAGGCCACCGTGGTTACAGGGCTGGAACACATTGCACGCGACGAATGTACCGACAAGCTGGGCGTCCGTCCAGAGACGGCGCGCGGCCGTGTATTCTTCGACCTGCCTGTCGACCGAGTCACTGAG GTGTGGCACCTTCAAGGCGTGGACAACCTCTATGTGGTGATTGCAACCTTTTCGAGCATGGAGGTGCCCTCATCCAAGGAGGAAATGGAGGCAGCACTTGTTCCACTAGTGGAGAAGATGCGCTGGGAGACAGGCTTGGAGGTGTGGAGGCGGATGCACCCAAATGCCAAGTTTGAACTGGCCGATTTCTTCCACCAACGCCAGAAAGAGCCTGACAGTGGTGCTGGTGATGAG AAAGAGACCGACAAGAAGGAAGGCCCCAAGTTTCGGGTGACCTGCCATCGGTCGGGCGAGAATCACAAGTTCACCTCGATGGAGGCGGCGGCCGTGTTCGGGGGTGCGGTGAATGACTTCTTCGGCTGGGGCGTGGACATGCGCAACTATGATCTGGAAGTGGTACTGCACGTGGACCCTGGCTGCGTGTACGTCTGTCTGACATTGACCCAGGCCAGTCTGCACCACCGGCACTTGGAGCACTTTGGACCCACCAGCCTTCGCTGCACTATTGCGTACAACATGCTCAG GTTGTGTGATCTGAAGCCGAGTGACATAGTGTGCGACCCCATGGTTGGCGGAGGGTCCATTCCACTGGAG GGTTGTGTGAATTGGCCCCAGACTGTTTTTGTGTGCGGCGACAACCACCCTTTAGCTGTGCAGCGCACATATGACAACCTATCTGCACTCAACGAAAAGCGTGCCAAGGCAAGTCCCGAGGGCAG CGGCCAGCTGTGCTTGGACGTGTGCCAGTGGGATGCGTGCTCTTTGCCATTCAAGACTGCTTCTGTTGACGTCTTCATCACTGACCTG CCTTTCGGCAAGCGAATGGGCTCTCGACCAGACAACCGGATGCTGTACCCCAGGCTGCTGCAGGAGCTGGCTCGAGCTGCCCGTCCTCGCACTGGGCGAGCAGTGCTCCTCACTCAGGACAAGAAGAGCCTGTCCCTG GCCGTAGGGCGGCTGGGCCGGCTGTGGAGGCAGTTGAGAGTGCACGGTGTCAACGTGGGCGGCTTGGCAGCGGCCATCTACGTTCTGCGGCGCACTGACGTTGCCCTGTGA
- the LOC135914459 gene encoding NLR family CARD domain-containing protein 3-like produces the protein MEPAPTGVSGLEGAIQSLDSTRLLHMDASLLQKLKSRGVDLQAPCSGTLGKTKCWLRWHLPALNDVLWKVFMQVMEHAPGVFTLSSIPDADVDTVRTDASLLEGALLVYRLLEIHGCIKRLVLGVTAVLLWHFPALLGRALEASRGLVEAAGHPVDKNEPWRDTCQCRVLARALGKLSPGLNCLDVTSLKLDHVTAEYIADGITKSNLRRLHLCNKMSASVTRKLLSAVSSCQSLTSLEFSGFREFSRSSAVELAAALKHNRTLRRLLVKFMEADVVGIILASMKHNKTLQELSFDDPMDISHSTLWDGLQALRANRVLKRFELTHAYFPSSCAMVIAEVMRDNNALEELSLSSNRFGDLGALALARTLEESSSLRRLDISKCRLTVGVVSRFVEAVSRNCAVECVRLGHVDIPEEWTPTLPLTVDVFARLHVSWNTRALEQWAACLQHEGRRFTRHCLGWTKGVNCSAIVQWFSAPCVSHASLVELVIECPRAVGADCTEAVVSFLETTRTLKKLVVRPFQCEYVFSTAIINGLARNNTVCEAEFHQTLRAHLDVKAVQALLLANRTLHRLKFRDESLPSKAPILLARALEANFVFLTLEFDHHYTRNDMYPIVSALNRNRSLLNRAVECVLDAARDEQSARALRLLHATESLLDAVTDVSGKSRDECRCLVLEAVRSFECQP, from the coding sequence ATGGAACCTGCGCCCACAGGGGTCAGTGGCTTGGAAGGTGCAATCCAGTCCCTGGATTCTACGCGGCTGTTGCACATGGACGCCAGTTTACTTCAAAAGCTTAAATCCCGTGGCGTGGACCTACAGGCGCCCTGCAGCGGAACCCTCGGCAAAACCAAGTGCTGGCTAAGGTGGCACCTGCCCGCTTTGAATGACGTTCTCTGGAAAGTCTTTATGCAGGTCATGGAACATGCACCCGGTGTATTCACGCTGAGCAGCATTCCAGACGCCGATGTTGACACGGTACGTACAGATGCCTCTTTGTTGGAGGGCGCTCTGCTCGTGTACAGACTGCTCGAGATTCACGGGTGCatcaagcgccttgtcctgggcGTCACGGCTGTTCTGCTGTGGCACTTTCCTGCACTGCTCGGCCGCGCGCTGGAAGCCAGTCGAGGTCTTGTTGAGGCTGCGGGACACCCTGTCGACAAGAACGAGCCATGGCGGGACACATGTCAGTGCAGGGTTTTGGCCCGTGCACTGGGTAAGCTGTCCCCTGGGTTGAACTGCTTAGATGTTACGTCGCTGAAACTTGACCACGTCACAGCAGAGTACATCGCCGACGGGATTACGAAGAGCAACCTGCGGCGCCTGCATCTGTGCAACAAAATGTCAGCGAGTGTCACACGCAAACTGTTGTCTGCCGTCAGCTCCTGCCAAAGCCTGACGTCCCTCGAGTTCAGCGGTTTCAGAGAGTTCTCGCGGTCCAGTGCAGTTGAGCTCGCAGCCGCCTTGAAGCACAACAGAACGCTACGGAGACTGCTTGTGAAATTCATGGAGGCAGACGTCGTCGGCATTATCCTTGCATCTATGAAGCACAACAAAACCCTCCAGGAACTGTCGTTCGACGATCCGATGGACATTTCGCATTCTACATTGTGGGACGGCCTTCAAGCGCTGCGTGCGAACAGGGTGCTCAAACGCTTCGAACTTACCCACGCCTACTTTCCAAGCAGCTGCGCGATGGTCATAGCTGAAGTTATGAGGGACAACAATGCGCTCGAAGAGCTTTCGCTTTCTTCAAACCGGTTCGGCGACCTTGGAGCGCTAGCATTAGCTAGGACCCTTGAGGAAAGTTCCTCTTTAAGACGTCTCGACATCTCCAAGTGCCGATTAACAGTCGGTGTCGTGTCAAGATTCGTAGAAGCGGTTTCTCGAAACTGCGCGGTTGAGTGCGTGCGCCTCGGCCACGTCGATATCCCTGAAGAGTGGACACCAACCTTGCCTCTTACAGTGGATGTGTTCGCTCGACTGCACGTCTCGTGGAACACCCGAGCACTTGAGCAATGGGCCGCGTGTTTGCAGCACGAAGGCCGCCGCTTCACTCGACACTGCCTTGGCTGGACCAAAGGTGTGAACTGCTCGGCCATCGTGCAGTGGTTTTCGGCACCGTGCGTGAGTCATGCGTCTCTCGTGGAACTGGTCATCGAGTGTCCGCGCGCAGTGGGTGCAGACTGCACCGAAGCCGTCGTCTCTTTTCTGGAGACCACACGTACCCTTAAAAAACTCGTCGTGCGTCCGTTCCAGTGTGAATACGTCTTTTCAACTGCGATTATTAACGGCCTCGCCCGTAACAACACCGTATGCGAGGCCGAGTTCCACCAGACGCTCCGCGCACATCTGGACGTCAAGGCTGTCCAGGCGCTGCTGCTTGCCAACAGAACCTTACACCGTCTCAAGTTCAGGGACGAGTCTCTCCCCAGCAAGGCACCTATATTGCTGGCGCGTGCTTTGGAGGCAAACTTCGTGTTCCTGACGCTGGAATTTGATCACCACTACACGCGAAACGACATGTACCCAATAGTGAGCGCCCTGAACAGGAACCGATCACTGCTAAACAGAGCAGTCGAATGTGTTTTGGACGCTGCTAGGGATGAGCAGTCGGCGCGAGCGCTTCGTCTTCTTCATGCCACCGAATCGCTTCTCGATGCAGTCACTGACGTTTCGGGCAAGTCTCGCGATGAGTGCCGGTGTTTAGTACTGGAAGCAGTGCGCAGCTTCGAGTGTCAACCCTGA